One Parageobacillus sp. KH3-4 genomic region harbors:
- a CDS encoding FixH family protein — protein MKKVYAFLALLMSSLLLFAACDQEKQEKKPEKPAMLEVKIEADDHIELNKETTIACVVTYGGEKVDDADEVKFEIWKHGSEQHDMLKAKNEGSGKYSVTKTFTEPGTYSVVAHVTARNMHNMPKKDIIVGQESKQHQEHGDNAGHGGHHHADLSIMLQHKEYAVNKPVSLTARIAHAGKPLTNAVVRFEVWKDSGKHEFIDASETQAGQYEAAATFQEKGTYSVKIHVEAKELHEHQIEQITVK, from the coding sequence ATGAAAAAAGTTTATGCGTTTTTGGCGTTGCTGATGTCGTCATTGCTTTTATTCGCGGCTTGCGATCAAGAGAAGCAAGAGAAAAAACCGGAAAAGCCGGCGATGTTGGAAGTGAAAATAGAAGCAGACGACCATATTGAGTTAAACAAAGAAACAACGATTGCGTGTGTCGTAACATACGGAGGTGAAAAAGTAGACGACGCCGATGAAGTGAAATTTGAAATTTGGAAACACGGAAGCGAACAACATGATATGCTAAAGGCGAAAAATGAAGGAAGCGGTAAATATTCCGTCACCAAAACGTTTACAGAGCCAGGAACATATTCCGTCGTTGCGCATGTCACAGCGCGGAACATGCACAATATGCCGAAAAAAGATATTATTGTTGGCCAAGAGTCCAAACAGCACCAAGAACACGGTGATAATGCTGGACATGGCGGCCATCATCACGCTGACTTATCGATAATGCTGCAACATAAGGAATATGCAGTCAATAAGCCTGTAAGTTTGACGGCGCGGATTGCTCACGCCGGGAAACCGCTGACAAACGCCGTGGTTCGTTTTGAAGTGTGGAAAGATAGCGGAAAGCATGAGTTCATTGATGCAAGCGAGACACAAGCTGGCCAATATGAAGCGGCGGCAACTTTCCAAGAAAAAGGAACATACTCGGTAAAAATCCACGTAGAGGCGAAAGAATTGCATGAGCATCAAATCGAACAAATTACGGTGAAATAA
- a CDS encoding ATP-dependent Clp protease ATP-binding subunit: MLCQVCQQNEATVFINLQFNHEKKQMHLCHECYEKQKQELSIPMNFGFGGFSSFPFDDFFMNDFSPTSEMGTPQPNIAQPPQRNRKGGGFLDQFGRNLTQLAKAGLIDPVIGRDKEIERVIEILNRRNKNNPVLIGEPGVGKTAIVEGLALKIAEGQVPEKLLNKEVYLLDVASLVANTGIRGQFEERMKRLIAELQQRKNIILFIDEIHLLVGAGSAEGSMDAGNILKPALARGELQVVGATTLKEYRQIEKDAALERRFQPVIVHEPTVEQAITILKGIQPKYEQFHHVKYTDEAIEACVKLSHRYIQDRFLPDKAIDLLDEAGSKANLHIGPTDEKQIQERLAQIAKEKAKAVKEENFELAAKLRSEELKLEKQLQNGVNQERPVVDVADIQRIIEEKTGIPVGKLQADEKEKMKHLEENLAKKVIGQEEAVKKVAKAIRRSRAGLKAKHRPVGSFLFVGPTGVGKTELAKTLAEELFGSKDAMIRLDMSEYMEKHSVSKLIGSPPGYVGFEEAGQLTEKVRRNPYSIILLDEIEKAHPDVQHIFLQILEDGRLTDSQGRTVSFKDTVIIATSNAGVTDKKITVGFEKQETTHTSVLESLNAYFKPEFLNRFDAIIEFKPLQKEHMLQIVDLMLNEVKATLREQHIELDVTPAAKEKLAELGYHPAFGARPLRRVIQEHVEDKIADVLLDENDQVQAIRIDVENDAIVAKALHKQTA, encoded by the coding sequence ATGCTTTGCCAAGTATGTCAGCAAAACGAAGCAACAGTATTTATCAACTTGCAATTTAACCATGAGAAAAAACAAATGCATCTTTGCCATGAATGTTATGAAAAACAAAAACAAGAGCTTTCCATCCCAATGAACTTCGGGTTTGGAGGCTTTTCGTCATTCCCGTTTGATGATTTCTTTATGAACGATTTTTCGCCAACTTCAGAAATGGGCACGCCACAGCCAAATATCGCACAGCCACCGCAACGCAACAGAAAAGGCGGCGGCTTCCTAGATCAATTCGGCCGCAACTTGACGCAACTTGCGAAAGCCGGTCTGATTGATCCAGTCATCGGCCGTGATAAAGAAATCGAACGCGTTATCGAAATTTTAAACCGCCGCAATAAAAACAACCCGGTATTAATCGGGGAGCCAGGCGTCGGGAAAACGGCGATCGTCGAAGGACTTGCCTTGAAAATTGCGGAAGGACAAGTTCCGGAAAAACTATTAAATAAAGAAGTATATTTGCTTGACGTCGCCTCGCTTGTCGCCAACACGGGCATCCGCGGTCAATTTGAAGAGCGCATGAAACGTCTTATCGCTGAATTGCAACAACGCAAAAACATCATTCTTTTCATCGACGAAATTCACTTGCTCGTCGGCGCCGGTTCGGCGGAAGGTTCAATGGATGCCGGCAACATTTTAAAACCAGCGCTTGCCCGCGGTGAATTGCAAGTCGTCGGCGCGACCACATTGAAAGAATACCGACAAATTGAAAAGGACGCCGCGCTTGAACGCCGCTTCCAACCAGTGATCGTCCATGAGCCAACAGTCGAACAAGCAATCACGATTTTAAAAGGCATTCAGCCAAAATACGAGCAATTCCACCATGTGAAATATACGGATGAAGCGATTGAGGCGTGCGTGAAATTGTCGCATCGCTACATTCAAGACCGCTTCTTACCAGACAAAGCGATCGACTTGTTAGACGAAGCCGGCTCCAAAGCGAACTTGCACATTGGTCCGACAGATGAAAAACAAATTCAAGAGCGCCTTGCGCAAATCGCCAAAGAAAAAGCAAAAGCAGTGAAGGAAGAAAATTTCGAACTGGCAGCGAAATTGCGCAGCGAAGAGTTGAAATTGGAAAAACAACTACAAAACGGCGTAAACCAAGAACGCCCAGTCGTCGATGTTGCCGATATCCAACGCATTATTGAAGAGAAAACTGGCATTCCTGTTGGCAAACTGCAAGCCGATGAAAAAGAAAAAATGAAACATTTAGAAGAAAACTTGGCGAAAAAAGTGATTGGCCAAGAAGAAGCAGTGAAAAAAGTAGCGAAAGCGATCCGCCGCAGCCGCGCGGGATTAAAAGCAAAACATCGCCCAGTCGGTTCGTTCTTATTCGTCGGTCCAACTGGCGTCGGAAAAACAGAGCTGGCGAAAACGCTCGCAGAAGAATTGTTCGGCTCGAAAGATGCAATGATTCGCCTCGATATGAGCGAATATATGGAAAAACATTCGGTATCGAAATTAATCGGTTCACCTCCTGGCTATGTCGGTTTTGAGGAAGCCGGCCAGCTTACAGAAAAAGTGCGCCGCAATCCATACAGCATTATCTTGCTTGACGAAATTGAAAAAGCGCACCCGGATGTGCAGCACATCTTCCTACAAATTTTAGAAGACGGCCGTCTCACTGACAGCCAAGGCCGCACCGTAAGCTTTAAAGACACGGTCATCATCGCGACAAGCAACGCCGGTGTTACCGATAAAAAAATTACGGTCGGATTCGAAAAACAAGAGACAACGCACACAAGCGTTCTTGAGTCGTTGAATGCCTACTTCAAGCCGGAATTTTTAAACCGTTTCGATGCGATTATCGAATTCAAACCGCTGCAAAAAGAACATATGCTGCAAATTGTGGATCTCATGCTTAACGAAGTAAAAGCGACATTGCGCGAACAACACATCGAACTTGACGTAACGCCAGCGGCGAAAGAAAAATTGGCGGAACTTGGCTACCATCCAGCGTTCGGCGCTCGTCCGCTCCGCCGCGTCATCCAAGAACACGTCGAAGACAAAATCGCCGACGTCTTGCTTGATGAAAACGATCAAGTGCAAGCGATTCGCATCGATGTCGAAAATGACGCGATTGTCGCAAAGGCTTTGCATAAACAAACCGCCTAA
- a CDS encoding TetR/AcrR family transcriptional regulator, whose translation MNEQQWLKELLQRNGEDVKLSEKQVKILQAAIEMFAEKGYAATSTSEIAKKAGVAEGTIFRHYKTKKDLLLAIVTPTLFKSVAPFLAKEFVKEVFESQYQSYEDFIRALLKNRYQFVKKYLPAIRVFWQEIAFHEEIKEQFQRIFTAHVYQKFKRIVEYFQMKGEIAAIPVDSVIRMTITAIAGFLLTRFIVLPDYEWDDEAEMERTVQCLMRGLAKK comes from the coding sequence ATGAACGAACAGCAGTGGCTGAAAGAACTATTGCAACGAAATGGGGAAGATGTGAAGCTTAGCGAGAAGCAAGTAAAAATTTTACAAGCGGCGATTGAAATGTTTGCGGAAAAAGGCTACGCCGCCACTTCGACAAGCGAAATCGCCAAGAAGGCAGGAGTGGCCGAAGGAACGATTTTTCGCCACTATAAAACAAAAAAGGATTTACTCTTGGCGATTGTCACTCCGACGCTGTTTAAATCCGTCGCCCCATTTTTAGCGAAAGAGTTTGTCAAAGAAGTGTTTGAAAGCCAGTATCAAAGCTATGAAGACTTCATCCGCGCTCTTTTGAAAAACCGCTATCAATTTGTGAAAAAATATTTGCCGGCGATCCGGGTGTTTTGGCAGGAAATCGCGTTTCATGAGGAAATTAAGGAACAATTTCAGCGCATTTTTACAGCACATGTATATCAAAAATTTAAGCGAATTGTGGAATATTTCCAAATGAAAGGAGAAATTGCCGCGATTCCCGTTGATTCGGTCATCCGCATGACGATCACAGCGATTGCCGGGTTTTTGCTGACGCGGTTTATCGTGTTGCCGGATTACGAATGGGATGACGAAGCGGAAATGGAAAGAACCGTTCAATGTTTAATGCGTGGATTAGCGAAAAAATAA
- a CDS encoding ABC transporter permease — protein sequence MRVRAIVVRIIRQFFRDKRTLALMIVAPMFVLLLMNLVFNGEEYKPTIAVSKKTPDVVVEKLAKYDADVKELTKATARKQLEKQQIDAFIEMDEGAPEITLEGSDPTVNKAVLMTVQKALQELAPPTRTLQWKTTYLHGSEDMALFDNFGPVLIGFFVFFFVFLIAGVSFLRERTSGTLERLLSTPLKRWEIVAGYIIGFGLFTTLQASLIAWFAVDILDMMMEGSFVYVLLITFLLAMTALTLGMLLSAFANNELQMMQFIPLVVIPQVFFSGLFNLDTMAEWLRSLSVVMPLTYGADALREVMVRGNGWNEIAKDVYVLLGFAILFMIFNVVALKKYRKL from the coding sequence ATGAGAGTTCGCGCCATCGTTGTTCGTATCATTCGCCAGTTTTTCCGCGATAAACGCACGCTTGCGTTAATGATTGTGGCGCCGATGTTTGTATTATTGTTAATGAACCTTGTGTTTAATGGCGAGGAATATAAACCAACAATTGCTGTTAGTAAAAAAACCCCAGACGTTGTGGTAGAAAAGTTAGCGAAATACGATGCTGATGTCAAAGAGCTTACGAAAGCAACGGCCCGCAAACAGCTAGAAAAACAACAAATTGACGCGTTTATTGAAATGGATGAAGGAGCACCGGAAATTACGTTAGAAGGAAGCGATCCGACTGTTAATAAAGCGGTACTGATGACTGTACAAAAAGCGCTTCAAGAATTAGCTCCACCAACACGAACATTGCAATGGAAGACAACGTACTTGCATGGGTCAGAAGACATGGCGCTATTTGATAATTTCGGTCCTGTGTTAATTGGCTTTTTCGTTTTCTTTTTCGTTTTTTTAATCGCTGGTGTTTCGTTCCTGCGCGAGCGTACAAGCGGAACGCTTGAACGATTGCTTTCGACGCCGCTAAAGCGCTGGGAGATCGTGGCTGGCTACATTATTGGATTTGGATTATTTACGACATTGCAGGCGAGCTTGATTGCTTGGTTTGCTGTTGATATTCTTGACATGATGATGGAAGGTTCTTTCGTATACGTGCTATTGATTACATTCTTATTGGCGATGACCGCTTTAACGTTAGGGATGTTGCTGTCTGCTTTTGCGAATAATGAACTGCAAATGATGCAATTTATCCCGCTGGTCGTCATCCCGCAAGTTTTCTTTTCCGGCTTGTTCAACTTAGATACGATGGCGGAATGGCTCCGGTCTTTAAGCGTGGTCATGCCGCTGACGTATGGAGCGGATGCGCTGCGGGAAGTCATGGTTCGCGGCAACGGTTGGAACGAAATCGCCAAAGACGTATATGTTTTACTTGGTTTTGCTATATTGTTTATGATATTCAATGTAGTAGCATTAAAAAAATATCGAAAATTGTAA
- a CDS encoding ABC transporter ATP-binding protein has translation MSEKPCICLEHVSKRFGKKTVIEDVSLDVHKGEIFGLLGPSGAGKTTIVKMIAGIDEATSGTIRVLNQKMPDLHVMQRIGFMAQSDALYGELTAFENMQFFASIYGLKGKKQRERIYDVMNLVNLTDHIKKPVHQYSGGMKRRLSLAISLLHEPEVLLLDEPTVGIDPVLRQAIWEELERIRQNGTTIVVTTHVMDEAEKCQRLAMIRDGRLIAVGSPEKLKKETNSETIEQAFLYFGGARG, from the coding sequence ATGTCAGAGAAGCCGTGTATTTGTCTAGAACATGTGTCAAAACGATTTGGGAAAAAGACGGTTATTGAAGATGTATCGCTTGACGTACACAAAGGAGAAATTTTCGGATTGCTTGGACCTTCCGGAGCGGGGAAAACGACGATTGTCAAAATGATCGCTGGCATTGACGAAGCCACGAGTGGAACGATTCGTGTATTAAATCAAAAAATGCCTGATTTACACGTAATGCAACGCATCGGTTTTATGGCGCAGTCTGATGCCTTATACGGGGAATTAACGGCATTTGAGAACATGCAGTTTTTCGCTTCGATCTATGGGTTAAAAGGAAAAAAGCAAAGAGAACGCATTTATGACGTGATGAATCTTGTCAATCTGACAGACCATATCAAAAAGCCTGTCCATCAATATTCTGGAGGGATGAAACGGCGGTTGTCGCTAGCGATATCTTTGCTGCATGAACCGGAGGTACTGCTTTTAGATGAGCCGACGGTTGGCATTGATCCTGTGCTTCGCCAAGCCATTTGGGAGGAACTAGAGAGAATCCGCCAAAATGGAACGACGATTGTCGTAACGACCCATGTCATGGATGAAGCGGAAAAATGCCAGCGCCTCGCCATGATTCGCGATGGCCGCCTCATCGCGGTCGGCAGTCCGGAAAAGTTAAAAAAAGAGACAAATTCCGAAACGATCGAGCAAGCCTTTTTATATTTTGGAGGTGCAAGAGGATGA
- a CDS encoding GNAT family N-acetyltransferase: MNVRKATLADAHAIAVVHVESWKTTYEGIVPAEYLAQLNVSEKAQLWRRGLNQPKHSIFVVEEDGSVCGFISGGRNRAAQGKEAEYEGEIYSIYLLKEAQGKGYGTKLVAALMDDFRRQGIRSMVVWVLADNPSRRFYERLGGKKIAEKVVDIGGKKLQEWCYGWKSVASFA; encoded by the coding sequence GTGAATGTTCGCAAAGCAACGCTCGCAGATGCACATGCCATCGCCGTCGTACATGTCGAAAGCTGGAAAACAACGTACGAAGGAATCGTGCCCGCGGAGTATTTGGCACAATTAAACGTAAGCGAAAAAGCACAGCTTTGGCGGCGTGGATTAAACCAGCCGAAACATTCGATTTTTGTCGTTGAAGAAGATGGAAGCGTATGCGGGTTTATTTCCGGTGGAAGAAATCGTGCTGCACAAGGAAAAGAAGCGGAGTATGAAGGGGAAATATACTCCATCTATTTATTGAAAGAGGCACAAGGGAAAGGATATGGAACAAAGCTTGTCGCAGCGCTGATGGATGATTTTCGACGCCAAGGGATTCGTTCGATGGTCGTGTGGGTGCTTGCCGATAATCCGTCGCGCCGCTTTTACGAGCGGCTGGGGGGTAAGAAAATCGCCGAGAAGGTTGTGGATATCGGCGGGAAAAAGCTGCAAGAATGGTGCTACGGGTGGAAAAGCGTCGCATCTTTCGCATAA